One Electrophorus electricus isolate fEleEle1 chromosome 10, fEleEle1.pri, whole genome shotgun sequence genomic region harbors:
- the dnali1 gene encoding axonemal dynein light intermediate polypeptide 1 isoform X2 — translation MIPPGESLLKYDNPVLVSRNTEKKPLKARPLKVSPQDPAITGPVPPPPKPKSPSADAIIQQTGEILNSILPPREWMENNQLWVQQVSSTPCTRMDLVHLQEQLDLKLQQRQARETGICPVRRELYSQCFDELIRQVTINCAERGLLLLRVRDEIRMTIAAYQTLYESSMAFGMRKALQAEQDKPDMAKRISDLENEKRDLERQVNEQKAKCEAIERRETERRQVEEKKHTEETQFLKRTNQQLKAQLEGIIAPKK, via the exons ATGATTCCTCCTGGCGAGTCTTTGCTGAAGTATGACAATCCGGTGCTGGTAAGCAGGAACACGGAGAAGAAACCACTAAAG GCTCGGCCTTTGAAAGTCAGTCCACAAGATCCAGCCATCACTGGCCCAGTCCCACCTCCACCAAAGCCCAAGTCGCCCTCAGCCGATGCAATCATACAACAAACCGGGGAGATACTTAATTCCATCCTACCACCAAG GGAATGGATGGAGAACAACCAGCTGTGGGTGCAGCAGGTGTCCAGTACCCCCTGCACGCGAATGGACTTGGTTCATTTGCAGGAGCAGCTGGATCTTAAACTGCAGCAGAGGCAGGCCAGAGAAACTGGCATTTGCCCTGTCCGCAGAGAACTTTATTCACAGTGCTTTg ATGAGTTAATCAGGCAAGTTACTATCAACTGTGCTGAGAGGGGGCTACTGCTTTTACGAGTAAGGGATGAGATTCGCATGACTATTGCTGCCTACCAGACCCTATACGAGAGCAGTATGGCCTTTGGCATGAGGAAAGCCCTGCAGGCTGAGCAAGATAAGCCAGATATGGCCAAGAGG ATTTCAGACTTGGAGAATGAGAAGAGGGACCTGGAAAGGCAGGTGAACGAGCAGAAGGCTAAATGTGAGGCGATTGAGAGACGAGAAACTGAACGACGACAGGTTGAGGAGAAGAAGCACACTGAAGAGACCCAGTTCCTCAAACGCACCAACCAGCAACTCAAG gCCCAGCTGGAAGGAATAATTGCCCCAAAGAAATAA
- the dnali1 gene encoding axonemal dynein light intermediate polypeptide 1 isoform X1: protein MIPPGESLLKYDNPVLVSRNTEKKPLKARPLKVSPQDPAITGPVPPPPKPKSPSADAIIQQTGEILNSILPPREWMENNQLWVQQVSSTPCTRMDLVHLQEQLDLKLQQRQARETGICPVRRELYSQCFDELIRQVTINCAERGLLLLRVRDEIRMTIAAYQTLYESSMAFGMRKALQAEQDKPDMAKRISDLENEKRDLERQVNEQKAKCEAIERRETERRQVEEKKHTEETQFLKRTNQQLKVLQLKSHKLLSKKCLSATQTGI, encoded by the exons ATGATTCCTCCTGGCGAGTCTTTGCTGAAGTATGACAATCCGGTGCTGGTAAGCAGGAACACGGAGAAGAAACCACTAAAG GCTCGGCCTTTGAAAGTCAGTCCACAAGATCCAGCCATCACTGGCCCAGTCCCACCTCCACCAAAGCCCAAGTCGCCCTCAGCCGATGCAATCATACAACAAACCGGGGAGATACTTAATTCCATCCTACCACCAAG GGAATGGATGGAGAACAACCAGCTGTGGGTGCAGCAGGTGTCCAGTACCCCCTGCACGCGAATGGACTTGGTTCATTTGCAGGAGCAGCTGGATCTTAAACTGCAGCAGAGGCAGGCCAGAGAAACTGGCATTTGCCCTGTCCGCAGAGAACTTTATTCACAGTGCTTTg ATGAGTTAATCAGGCAAGTTACTATCAACTGTGCTGAGAGGGGGCTACTGCTTTTACGAGTAAGGGATGAGATTCGCATGACTATTGCTGCCTACCAGACCCTATACGAGAGCAGTATGGCCTTTGGCATGAGGAAAGCCCTGCAGGCTGAGCAAGATAAGCCAGATATGGCCAAGAGG ATTTCAGACTTGGAGAATGAGAAGAGGGACCTGGAAAGGCAGGTGAACGAGCAGAAGGCTAAATGTGAGGCGATTGAGAGACGAGAAACTGAACGACGACAGGTTGAGGAGAAGAAGCACACTGAAGAGACCCAGTTCCTCAAACGCACCAACCAGCAACTCAAGGTATTGCAATTAAAAAGCCACAAACTACTATCAAAAAAATGCCTTAGTGCGACACAAACAggaatataa